The nucleotide sequence GGTAACAGGAGAATCCAACCCGAATCCCTGCGCCATCTCACTTGTGAAGTTGCTGGTGTCTCCACAAGTTGCACGACtgggtgaagcccttcccacacactgGACAGGTGAACGGCCGCTCCTTGGTGTGGATGCGCTGGTGTTTGCGCAGGGTGGAGGAATCGCAGAAGTCATTGCTCCACATGGGACAGGTGaacggcttctccccagtgtggacgcGGAAGCTGAGCATCAGGTGATACGACTGGATGTAACCCTTCCCGCACACGGAGCAGGAAAACGGTTTCTCCCCGGTGTGCATCCGCTGGTGCGGCAGCAGGTGGTGTGACTGAGTTAAGCCCTGCCAACACACGGGGCAGATGAACGGGTTCTTGCTGGTGTGGACACACTGGTGGGCCAGGAGGTGGTGTAACTGAGTGAAGCCCTTCCTGCAGAGTGCAAGTGAACAGCCGCTGCCCGGTGTGCAAACGCCAATGAATGTCCAGCACAGATGGCGAAGGGAAaccattcccacactccccacatttccacggtttctccatggtGCAGGTGCCCTCGTCTGTCTCAGACCTTAACAATCAGTTGAAAACTCGCTCACGCTTACAGCATGTGTGTGGTGTTACTGGTGAACCCTCTGATAATTGGAACACTCTCATTCAGTCTGTAAAGCTTGTTCCAGTCACTACTCTGGTGTGTGGGTATGTGAGACTCTTAgagtttccagtcacactgacgtTTAAAACCTAACTAAGCTGACAGACCTTCGCCCCTTCAATATCCACGTCCTCGTGAATCAAGTGATTGTCAGACTTTGATATGATGTTTGGTCTGAGATTTCCGCTGCCAAATTCTTCTCTTGTAATATTCCAGTGAATTGATTGCAAAGGTCATCACAGTCAGTCCATGATAGAAAAACTGAACGTAATTCTAGTTACTGTGGAACAGTCTTTCCTCTCAATCCCAAAGATCTTTGTGTCGATCTATA is from Chiloscyllium plagiosum isolate BGI_BamShark_2017 unplaced genomic scaffold, ASM401019v2 scaf_11265, whole genome shotgun sequence and encodes:
- the LOC122547512 gene encoding gastrula zinc finger protein XlCGF49.1-like, whose product is MVSLRHLCWTFIGVCTPGSGCSLALCRKGFTQLHHLLAHQCVHTSKNPFICPVCWQGLTQSHHLLPHQRMHTGEKPFSCSVCGKGYIQSYHLMLSFRVHTGEKPFTCPMWSNDFCDSSTLRKHQRIHTKERPFTCPVCGKGFTQSCNLWRHQQLHK